A genomic window from Silene latifolia isolate original U9 population chromosome Y, ASM4854445v1, whole genome shotgun sequence includes:
- the LOC141633096 gene encoding CDP-diacylglycerol--glycerol-3-phosphate 3-phosphatidyltransferase 2-like isoform X1, whose translation MIMVGGVHFPSSTLGCAKLAGTLIRKGRLGARLVSVPSVHVSKNILLVSNNNNFNYFNYNNIPTSRRKRELYILAPKFSSSSSSSSHLPHSVAERDRDNIDHKSIRVSSSSEMGYAQNPIQNKDQQDQSTKLLTLPNVLTLSRVAAIPLFIATFYVNSWWGTSATTSIFVAAAITDWLDGYLARKMRLGTVFGAFLDPVADKLMVAATLVLLCSRPPGIPLLRDVPWLFPVPAIAIIGREITMSAVREWAASQDTKLLQAVAVNNLGKWKTATQMTALTILVATRDSSLAGSATLATSGVALLYVSAGLAFWSLAVYMRKIWKVLSK comes from the exons ACGAAAAGGGAGGTTGGGCGCACGTTTAGTAAGTGTCCCCAGTGTGCACGTTAGCAAAAATATCCTCCTCGTATCCAACAAcaataattttaattattttaattataataatatCCCAACCTCAAGGAGGAAGAGAGAACTATATATTCTCGCCCCCAAATTctcctcttcttcatcatcgTCTTCACATCTTCCGCATTCGGTTGCGGAACGAGACCGAGATAATATTGACCACAAGTCAATTAGGGTTTCATCTTCTTCAGAAATGGGTTACGCCCAAAATCCCATCCAAAACAAAGATCAACAAGATCAGTCTACCAAATTGCTTACTTTGCCCAATGTGTTAACCCTATCTCGTGTCGCCGCTATCCCTCTTTTTATCGCAA CATTTTATGTGAATAGCTGGTGGGGAACATCTGCCACAACTAGCATATTTGTTGCGGCAGCAATCACAGATTGGCTTGATGGCTACCTTGCCAGAAAG ATGCGTCTCGGTACTGTATTTGGTGCTTTTCTAGATCCTGTAGCTGATAAG CTTATGGTTGCTGCCACTTTGGTTTTATTGTGTAGCAGACCGCCCGGAATTCCTCTCCTCAGAGATGTGCCATGGCTGTTTCCAGTTCCAGCAATTGCCATTATTGGAAGAGAG ATAACCATGTCGGCTGTAAGAGAATGGGCTGCTTCCCAAGATACAAAGCTTCTGCAG GCTGTTGCTGTTAATAATTTAGGCAAGTGGAAGACTGCAACACAGATGACTGCACTTACTATTCTTGTGGCTACTCGTGACAGCAG TCTTGCTGGTTCGGCTACTTTGGCGACTTCTGGTGTTGCTCTGCTCTATGTTTCAGCAGGGCTTGCCTTTTGGTCACTTGCTGTGTATATGAGGAAAATATGGAAGGTgttatcaaaataa
- the LOC141633096 gene encoding CDP-diacylglycerol--glycerol-3-phosphate 3-phosphatidyltransferase 1, chloroplastic/mitochondrial-like isoform X2: MIMVGGVHFPSSTLGCAKLAAFYVNSWWGTSATTSIFVAAAITDWLDGYLARKMRLGTVFGAFLDPVADKLMVAATLVLLCSRPPGIPLLRDVPWLFPVPAIAIIGREITMSAVREWAASQDTKLLQAVAVNNLGKWKTATQMTALTILVATRDSSLAGSATLATSGVALLYVSAGLAFWSLAVYMRKIWKVLSK, from the exons CATTTTATGTGAATAGCTGGTGGGGAACATCTGCCACAACTAGCATATTTGTTGCGGCAGCAATCACAGATTGGCTTGATGGCTACCTTGCCAGAAAG ATGCGTCTCGGTACTGTATTTGGTGCTTTTCTAGATCCTGTAGCTGATAAG CTTATGGTTGCTGCCACTTTGGTTTTATTGTGTAGCAGACCGCCCGGAATTCCTCTCCTCAGAGATGTGCCATGGCTGTTTCCAGTTCCAGCAATTGCCATTATTGGAAGAGAG ATAACCATGTCGGCTGTAAGAGAATGGGCTGCTTCCCAAGATACAAAGCTTCTGCAG GCTGTTGCTGTTAATAATTTAGGCAAGTGGAAGACTGCAACACAGATGACTGCACTTACTATTCTTGTGGCTACTCGTGACAGCAG TCTTGCTGGTTCGGCTACTTTGGCGACTTCTGGTGTTGCTCTGCTCTATGTTTCAGCAGGGCTTGCCTTTTGGTCACTTGCTGTGTATATGAGGAAAATATGGAAGGTgttatcaaaataa